Proteins co-encoded in one Stenotrophomonas maltophilia genomic window:
- a CDS encoding alpha-amylase family glycosyl hydrolase, which yields MRAVLPVAVCVALFSGQAMAAPRPVYVGTTEPFASDAVYFVVTDRFVNGDPSNDHRDQGGKHRTFDIPVPCPDKVDGNIGYLGGDFRGVLDNAQYIRNLGFGAVWITPIVDNPDEAFTGSKAISCTSTLTDRGKTGYHGYWGINFYKLDEHLPSKDLDFAGLNKGLHDAGLKVVLDIVGNHGSPAWTMPKRQPQFGQIFDKDGKLIADHQNLPPQKLDPKHNPLHAFYNTIGPVDSKNGSIFDGNLAELSDFNQNNPAVMDYLVGAYLQWTAQGVDALRIDTIGWLPHPWWHEFVSRIRAEHPGMFMFGEAFDYDAARIAEHTWPANANVSVLDFPLRGALEQTFGTAGKGFEALAEPLHLSGGPYANPYELMSFYDNHDMPRLQASDNGFIDAHNWLFTARGIPVVYYGSETGFMRGRAEHAGNRAYFGQPRVDAAPQSPIFVPLQRIAKLREATPALQRGLQVNERLQGDEAVFFRVLQQNDVTQTALVLLNKGDAARTFEVERYLQAGTWRDALDGGSQTVDGTLKAEVPAHGVKVYVLDAPVQQPALQTELDKAMADQRARDTRLGR from the coding sequence ATGCGTGCTGTGTTGCCAGTTGCTGTCTGTGTAGCCCTGTTTTCCGGCCAGGCCATGGCCGCGCCGCGCCCGGTGTATGTCGGCACCACCGAACCGTTCGCCAGCGATGCGGTGTACTTCGTGGTGACCGATCGCTTCGTCAATGGCGATCCGTCCAACGACCACCGTGACCAGGGCGGAAAGCACCGGACCTTCGATATTCCGGTGCCGTGCCCGGACAAGGTGGATGGCAACATCGGCTACCTGGGCGGCGACTTCCGCGGCGTACTGGACAACGCGCAGTACATCCGCAACCTGGGCTTCGGTGCGGTGTGGATCACCCCCATCGTCGACAACCCCGACGAAGCCTTCACCGGCAGCAAGGCGATCAGCTGCACCAGCACGCTGACCGACCGCGGCAAGACCGGCTACCACGGTTACTGGGGCATCAACTTCTACAAGCTCGATGAGCACCTGCCGAGCAAGGATCTGGATTTCGCCGGGCTGAACAAGGGCCTGCACGATGCCGGCCTGAAGGTGGTGCTGGACATCGTTGGCAACCACGGCTCACCGGCGTGGACCATGCCGAAGCGGCAGCCACAGTTCGGCCAGATCTTCGACAAGGATGGAAAGCTGATTGCCGACCACCAGAACCTGCCGCCGCAGAAGCTGGACCCGAAGCACAACCCACTGCATGCGTTCTACAACACCATCGGCCCGGTCGACAGCAAGAACGGCTCGATCTTCGATGGCAACCTGGCCGAGCTGTCCGACTTCAACCAGAACAATCCGGCGGTGATGGACTATCTGGTCGGCGCCTACCTGCAATGGACCGCGCAGGGCGTGGACGCACTGCGTATCGACACCATCGGCTGGCTGCCGCACCCGTGGTGGCATGAATTCGTCAGCCGCATCCGCGCCGAGCATCCGGGCATGTTCATGTTCGGCGAAGCGTTCGACTACGATGCCGCGCGCATCGCCGAGCACACCTGGCCAGCCAACGCCAACGTGAGCGTGCTCGATTTCCCCTTGCGTGGTGCGCTGGAACAGACCTTCGGCACCGCCGGCAAGGGCTTTGAAGCGCTGGCCGAGCCGCTGCACCTGAGCGGCGGGCCGTATGCCAACCCGTACGAGCTGATGAGCTTCTACGACAACCATGACATGCCGCGCCTGCAGGCCAGCGACAACGGCTTCATCGACGCGCACAACTGGCTGTTCACCGCACGCGGCATTCCGGTGGTCTATTACGGTTCGGAAACCGGCTTCATGCGTGGCCGCGCCGAACATGCCGGCAACCGCGCCTACTTCGGCCAGCCGCGTGTGGATGCGGCCCCGCAGAGCCCGATCTTCGTGCCGCTGCAGCGCATCGCCAAGCTGCGTGAGGCGACGCCGGCGCTGCAGCGCGGCCTGCAGGTGAACGAACGGCTGCAGGGCGATGAGGCAGTGTTCTTCCGCGTGCTGCAGCAGAACGACGTGACTCAGACCGCGCTGGTGCTGCTGAACAAGGGCGATGCGGCGCGCACCTTCGAGGTGGAGCGCTACCTGCAGGCCGGCACCTGGCGCGACGCGCTGGACGGTGGTTCGCAGACGGTGGACGGCACCCTGAAGGCTGAAGTGCCCGCGCACGGGGTGAAGGTCTACGTGCTGGATGCGCCGGTGCAGCAGCCGGCATTGCAGACCGAACTGGACAAGGCGATGGCCGACCAGCGGGCCCGCGACACGCGGTTGGGGCGCTGA
- a CDS encoding MFS transporter, translating into MNRPAKPQLSFWQIWNMCFGFLGIQFGFALQNANASRIFETLGADMEAVPGLWIAAPLTGLLVQPVIGYLSDRTWTRWGRRRPFFMIGAVLTTLALLVMPNSPTLWIAAGTLWVLDASINVSMEPFRAFVGDQLAPRQRPTGYAMQSFFIGVGAIVASFLPFILAHFGVANTAAAGEVPDTVRYAFYFGAVVLLAAITWTVVSTREYSPTELAGFEDAEPPAHHAAAAVNGPAPWSQVALWLGVGLLLAVLIAWRQGDRMLYVLAGLCAGYGLLLAVARSLPGTHMLAAIVDDLRAMPTTMRRLAWVQFFSWFALFAMWIYTTAAVAGTHFGSTDPQSAAYNEGANWVGVLFGAYNGFAALAALVIPLMVRAVGLRWSHLVNLWLGGAGLISLMFIRDPHWLLLSMVGVGFAWASILSLPYALLSDSVPARKMGVYMGIFNFFIVIPQLVAASALGFALRAWLGGQPMHVLVLGGCSLLLAGVCVLRVPSRSEVV; encoded by the coding sequence ATGAATCGTCCCGCCAAGCCACAGCTGTCGTTCTGGCAGATCTGGAACATGTGCTTCGGCTTCCTCGGCATCCAGTTCGGTTTTGCCCTGCAGAACGCCAATGCCAGCCGCATCTTCGAAACCCTGGGGGCCGACATGGAGGCGGTGCCGGGGCTGTGGATCGCCGCACCGCTGACCGGTCTGCTGGTGCAGCCGGTGATCGGTTACCTGTCCGACCGCACCTGGACGCGCTGGGGACGGCGCCGGCCGTTCTTCATGATCGGCGCGGTGCTGACCACGCTTGCCCTGCTGGTGATGCCCAATTCGCCGACGCTGTGGATTGCCGCCGGCACGCTGTGGGTGCTCGATGCTTCCATCAACGTGTCGATGGAACCGTTCCGCGCGTTCGTGGGCGACCAGCTGGCACCGCGGCAGCGGCCCACCGGCTATGCCATGCAGAGCTTCTTCATCGGTGTGGGCGCGATCGTGGCCAGCTTCCTGCCGTTCATCCTGGCCCACTTCGGGGTGGCCAACACGGCCGCCGCCGGCGAAGTGCCCGATACCGTGCGCTATGCGTTCTACTTCGGTGCGGTGGTGCTGCTGGCGGCGATCACCTGGACGGTGGTCAGCACGCGTGAGTATTCGCCCACCGAGCTGGCCGGCTTCGAGGATGCCGAGCCGCCGGCCCACCACGCTGCCGCCGCGGTGAACGGTCCGGCGCCGTGGTCGCAGGTGGCGCTGTGGCTGGGCGTGGGCCTGCTGCTGGCGGTGCTGATCGCATGGCGTCAGGGCGACAGGATGCTGTACGTGCTGGCCGGCCTGTGCGCGGGTTACGGCCTGCTGCTGGCGGTGGCCCGCTCATTGCCGGGCACGCACATGCTGGCGGCGATCGTCGACGATCTGCGGGCGATGCCCACCACCATGCGGCGCCTGGCCTGGGTGCAGTTCTTCTCGTGGTTCGCCTTGTTTGCCATGTGGATCTACACCACCGCTGCGGTGGCCGGCACCCACTTCGGCTCCACCGATCCGCAGTCGGCCGCCTACAACGAAGGTGCCAATTGGGTGGGCGTGCTGTTTGGTGCGTACAACGGCTTTGCCGCGCTGGCCGCGCTGGTCATCCCGTTGATGGTGCGTGCCGTGGGCCTGCGCTGGAGCCACCTGGTGAACCTGTGGCTGGGCGGCGCCGGCCTGATCTCGCTGATGTTCATCCGCGATCCGCACTGGCTGCTGCTGTCGATGGTGGGCGTGGGTTTTGCCTGGGCGTCGATCCTCTCGCTGCCGTATGCACTGCTGTCCGATAGCGTGCCGGCCAGGAAGATGGGCGTGTACATGGGCATCTTCAATTTCTTCATTGTGATCCCGCAGTTGGTCGCGGCCAGTGCGCTCGGCTTTGCCCTGCGCGCCTGGCTGGGTGGCCAGCCGATGCACGTGCTGGTGCTGGGCGGCTGCAGCCTGCTGCTGGCCGGTGTGTGCGTGCTGCGGGTTCCGTCGCGTTCGGAGGTGGTGTGA
- a CDS encoding Six-hairpin glycosidase-like protein translates to MLKIICLTAALGAALGSTAQAADLQFDGRHARAEAAANGSFVLHAPTGEVRIAPMPMRSQTGSVMFDALFALAQQDMDQDRVDAIRDPAFDEGRPVPCDCFQTGARWPYVWTRDVSFAADLALAKLDPQRTRQSLQFKLSAARDGHTPGLFVAQDTGSGGSWPISSDRVVWFLAARHLLDDAAFADQVWQALQGTLAQDRAMVFDAQMGLYRGETSFLDWREQTYPDWTRENVRFIGDSYALSTNVLHYQALRLGQQMAAQLGDERAVQFKAWADALAVQIDARFWREDMGQYMSYIGEAAHPVPYAKVDLLGLSLGILADVLPAGRARRALAAYPMGPAGSPVVWPQEGQQPIYHNRAIWPFVSAYSLRAARQLDDAPRIAAEIRSLMRGAALAGSNMENYELVSQAVHVDEGALSGPVVNSERQLWSVAGYLAMVTEGVFGVQDDGRVQPKLPAALVPELFGKQRRITLDANGKRYVLERPKQVGDGLLVAGKVKTRGTTTTVQLVTAPSRALPASTADANARAPATPAAPQARRSGKGWTVPVAEGQVLWQDGRAVTAISKGVARLGDDGLQHCLSLTRREGALESLHSPTLCVGPQQVLRGARQWQFTAAKAGPVRLRLQYNNPSGPINTGVTAAVKQLAVQCGSQPAQRLTVTLPHSVAVQDSTAATFSVPKGRCTVKLEEGFNMSALQHFAHYTGGKGGRDGVLNQAQVQALKVAPVVADEGAR, encoded by the coding sequence ATGCTGAAGATCATTTGCCTGACCGCTGCCCTGGGGGCAGCGCTGGGATCGACCGCGCAGGCGGCCGACCTGCAATTCGACGGCCGCCACGCGCGCGCCGAAGCCGCAGCCAACGGCAGCTTCGTGCTGCATGCGCCGACGGGCGAGGTGCGCATTGCGCCGATGCCGATGCGCAGCCAGACCGGCAGCGTGATGTTCGATGCGCTGTTCGCGCTGGCCCAGCAGGACATGGACCAGGACCGCGTGGATGCGATTCGTGACCCGGCCTTCGACGAAGGCAGGCCGGTGCCCTGCGACTGCTTCCAGACCGGCGCACGCTGGCCTTACGTGTGGACCCGCGATGTCAGTTTTGCCGCCGATCTGGCGCTGGCGAAACTGGACCCGCAGCGCACGCGGCAGTCCTTGCAGTTCAAGCTGTCGGCGGCCCGCGACGGGCACACGCCCGGCCTGTTCGTGGCGCAGGACACCGGTTCCGGTGGCAGCTGGCCGATCAGCAGCGACCGCGTGGTGTGGTTCCTGGCCGCGCGCCATCTGCTGGATGATGCGGCCTTTGCCGACCAGGTCTGGCAGGCGTTGCAGGGCACGCTGGCGCAGGACCGTGCGATGGTGTTCGACGCGCAGATGGGCCTGTACCGTGGCGAGACCTCGTTCCTGGACTGGCGCGAGCAGACCTACCCGGACTGGACCCGCGAGAATGTGCGTTTCATCGGCGATTCCTACGCGCTGTCCACCAACGTGCTGCACTACCAGGCCCTGCGCCTGGGCCAGCAGATGGCCGCGCAGCTGGGCGATGAGCGCGCCGTGCAGTTCAAGGCCTGGGCCGACGCACTGGCGGTGCAGATCGATGCACGCTTCTGGCGGGAGGACATGGGCCAGTACATGAGCTACATCGGCGAGGCCGCCCACCCGGTGCCTTATGCCAAGGTCGATCTGCTGGGCCTTTCGCTGGGCATCCTGGCCGACGTGCTGCCGGCCGGGCGCGCGCGCCGTGCGCTGGCCGCTTACCCGATGGGGCCGGCCGGCAGTCCGGTGGTCTGGCCGCAGGAAGGGCAGCAGCCGATCTATCACAACCGCGCCATCTGGCCGTTCGTCAGTGCCTATTCGCTGCGCGCGGCGCGCCAGCTGGATGATGCCCCGCGCATTGCCGCCGAGATCCGTTCGCTGATGCGTGGCGCCGCACTGGCCGGTTCCAACATGGAAAACTACGAGCTGGTCAGCCAGGCCGTGCACGTGGATGAAGGCGCGCTGAGCGGGCCGGTGGTCAATTCCGAGCGCCAGCTGTGGTCGGTGGCCGGCTATCTGGCCATGGTCACCGAAGGCGTGTTCGGCGTGCAGGACGATGGCCGCGTGCAGCCCAAGCTGCCGGCCGCGCTGGTGCCCGAACTGTTCGGCAAGCAGCGCCGCATCACGCTGGACGCCAACGGCAAGCGCTATGTGCTGGAGCGGCCGAAGCAGGTGGGTGATGGCCTGCTGGTGGCCGGCAAGGTGAAGACGCGCGGCACCACCACCACGGTGCAGCTTGTGACCGCGCCTTCGCGCGCGTTGCCCGCCAGCACCGCCGATGCCAACGCGCGCGCGCCGGCAACCCCGGCCGCACCGCAGGCGCGGCGCAGCGGCAAGGGCTGGACCGTGCCGGTGGCCGAAGGGCAGGTGCTGTGGCAGGACGGCCGCGCGGTGACGGCGATCAGCAAGGGCGTGGCACGCCTGGGCGATGACGGCCTGCAGCACTGCCTGAGCCTGACCCGCCGCGAGGGCGCGCTGGAATCGCTGCACAGCCCGACGCTGTGCGTGGGCCCGCAGCAGGTGCTGCGCGGTGCACGCCAGTGGCAGTTCACTGCCGCCAAGGCCGGGCCGGTGCGGCTGCGGCTGCAGTACAACAACCCCAGCGGCCCGATCAACACCGGGGTGACTGCCGCGGTGAAGCAGCTGGCGGTGCAGTGCGGCAGCCAACCCGCGCAGCGCCTGACCGTGACGCTGCCGCACAGCGTGGCCGTGCAGGATTCCACCGCCGCAACCTTCAGCGTGCCCAAGGGGCGTTGCACGGTGAAGCTGGAAGAGGGCTTCAACATGAGCGCGCTGCAGCACTTCGCGCACTACACCGGCGGCAAGGGCGGGCGCGATGGCGTGCTCAACCAGGCCCAGGTGCAGGCGCTGAAGGTGGCGCCGGTGGTGGCGGACGAGGGCGCACGATGA